The following proteins are encoded in a genomic region of Paenibacillus sp. FSL H3-0469:
- the sufD gene encoding Fe-S cluster assembly protein SufD yields MTTQTILPVDAQQLSAQSQSSGEPGWLKDSRLKALGLAAELDLPKLEKTRVDRWNINNYGEYKPSQALAALQDAPASIAGLIEGQEEGSLIIQRNSGAVYARLAPELAAQGVIFTDLQSAVREHGDLVQRYLHKAVLPEEHSIAALHAALWNGGVFLYVPKNVILETPLQAVLLTDDAEAAFVPHILIVADTNSSVTYVDNYVSDKSEAGLHNGAVEVFVGAGATVRYATVHQLGQDTTDITYRRAVVENDGTIEWIIGEMNYGDTASDTKSVLKGNGSSSDAKVIAVGSGSQKLSYTTQAQHFGRNTPSDMITRAVMRDSATSIINGITKIEKGATRADGQQTEKVLMLSPKARGDANPILLIDEDDVTAGHAASVGQVNYEQVYYLMSRGLSRHDAETLIIYGFLAPVVSQIPLEGLRNQLQSLVERKLGQ; encoded by the coding sequence ATGACGACGCAAACCATACTTCCCGTGGACGCCCAGCAGCTCAGCGCACAGTCGCAGAGCAGCGGCGAACCGGGCTGGCTGAAGGACAGCCGCTTGAAGGCTCTGGGTCTTGCCGCTGAGCTTGATCTGCCGAAGCTGGAGAAGACGCGGGTTGACCGCTGGAATATCAACAACTATGGGGAATACAAGCCAAGCCAGGCGCTGGCGGCACTTCAGGATGCACCGGCCTCTATTGCCGGGCTGATTGAAGGACAAGAGGAAGGCAGCCTGATTATTCAACGGAATTCAGGGGCTGTGTATGCCCGTCTGGCTCCGGAGCTGGCTGCGCAAGGCGTTATTTTCACCGACTTGCAGAGTGCAGTCAGAGAGCATGGAGACCTTGTTCAGCGTTATCTGCATAAAGCAGTATTGCCTGAAGAGCACTCCATCGCCGCGTTGCATGCAGCATTATGGAACGGCGGGGTATTCCTCTATGTTCCGAAGAATGTCATCCTCGAGACTCCGCTGCAGGCGGTGCTGCTCACGGATGACGCTGAAGCTGCTTTTGTACCGCATATTCTGATTGTAGCCGACACGAATAGTTCCGTGACTTACGTGGATAACTATGTATCGGATAAGTCGGAAGCAGGTCTGCATAACGGAGCGGTTGAGGTCTTCGTCGGTGCTGGCGCTACAGTGAGATACGCTACGGTACATCAGCTCGGACAGGATACTACAGATATTACTTACCGCCGCGCCGTTGTGGAGAATGACGGTACTATTGAATGGATCATCGGTGAGATGAACTACGGCGATACGGCCAGCGATACCAAGTCGGTGCTTAAGGGTAATGGCTCAAGCTCAGATGCGAAGGTCATTGCTGTAGGCTCCGGCTCGCAGAAGCTGAGCTATACTACACAGGCGCAGCATTTCGGACGGAATACACCGAGTGATATGATTACCCGTGCTGTTATGCGGGATTCAGCAACCTCGATTATTAACGGAATTACGAAGATCGAGAAGGGCGCTACCAGAGCTGACGGACAGCAGACAGAGAAGGTTCTGATGCTAAGCCCCAAAGCGCGCGGAGACGCCAACCCGATTTTGCTTATAGATGAAGATGATGTTACCGCAGGCCATGCCGCTTCCGTAGGACAGGTCAATTACGAGCAAGTCTATTACCTGATGTCCCGGGGATTATCGCGGCATGACGCAGAAACACTGATCATTTACGGCTTCCTTGCACCTGTTGTGTCGCAAATTCCACTGGAGGGACTGCGCAATCAGCTCCAATCTCTTGTGGAAAGGAAGTTAGGCCAATGA
- a CDS encoding cysteine desulfurase: MISSQIREQFPILNQKINGHPLVYLDSAATSQKPRQVIEAVKSYYEWDNANVHRGVHTLGSRATDAYEGAREKLKNFINARSVKEIIFTRGTTTALNIVASSYGPSVLKEGDEIVITQMEHHSNFIPWQQLAKNTGATLKFLPLQKDGTITLEDAEQTITARTKIVAIAYVSNVMGVTHPIKELAAIAHRNGAVIVVDGAQSTPHMKVDVQDLDCDFYALSGHKMLAPTGIGALYGKKALLEAMEPVEFGGEMIDDVGLYESTWKELPWKFEGGTPIIAGAVGLGAAIDFLQEVGMDEIHRHEMQLAAYAEQRLSEVSDLTIYGPRNRQVGVVTFNLGDVHPHDVATVLDAEGVAVRAGHHCCQPLMRWLEVSSTARASFYLYNTEQDVDALVQALLKAKEYFSYELG, encoded by the coding sequence ATGATTAGCAGTCAGATCCGGGAGCAGTTTCCCATCCTGAACCAGAAGATCAACGGCCATCCGCTCGTCTACCTGGACAGTGCGGCCACTTCACAGAAGCCGCGCCAGGTCATTGAGGCGGTCAAGTCTTACTATGAATGGGATAATGCCAACGTACACCGCGGGGTACATACCCTGGGGAGCCGGGCAACCGATGCGTATGAAGGCGCCCGCGAGAAGCTGAAGAACTTCATTAATGCCCGCAGTGTGAAGGAAATCATCTTCACACGCGGGACAACGACCGCACTCAATATTGTAGCTTCCTCATACGGTCCTTCCGTCCTGAAGGAAGGGGATGAGATCGTGATCACCCAGATGGAGCATCACAGCAATTTCATTCCCTGGCAGCAGCTGGCCAAGAACACCGGGGCCACCCTGAAATTCCTGCCGCTGCAGAAGGACGGGACGATTACGCTGGAGGATGCCGAGCAGACGATTACTGCCCGGACGAAGATCGTAGCCATAGCGTATGTATCCAATGTCATGGGGGTTACCCATCCTATCAAAGAGCTTGCAGCCATTGCCCACCGGAACGGTGCAGTAATCGTTGTGGATGGGGCACAGAGCACACCGCATATGAAGGTAGATGTGCAGGACCTGGATTGCGATTTCTACGCCTTGTCCGGGCACAAGATGCTTGCGCCTACGGGTATCGGGGCTCTCTATGGCAAGAAGGCATTGCTGGAAGCTATGGAGCCGGTTGAATTTGGCGGCGAGATGATCGATGATGTCGGGCTGTATGAGTCCACCTGGAAGGAGCTGCCGTGGAAGTTCGAAGGCGGAACACCGATTATTGCAGGTGCCGTCGGCTTAGGGGCAGCGATTGATTTCCTCCAGGAGGTCGGGATGGATGAGATCCACCGCCACGAAATGCAGCTTGCCGCATATGCGGAGCAGAGGCTGTCAGAGGTCAGTGATCTGACGATCTATGGTCCCCGCAACCGTCAGGTGGGGGTAGTCACCTTCAACCTGGGTGATGTCCATCCGCATGATGTGGCCACCGTGCTGGATGCGGAAGGCGTGGCTGTCCGAGCGGGGCATCATTGCTGCCAGCCGCTCATGCGCTGGCTGGAGGTCAGCTCCACCGCCCGGGCAAGCTTCTACCTGTATAATACAGAGCAGGATGTAGACGCACTGGTTCAAGCCTTACTTAAGGCAAAGGAGTATTTCAGCTATGAACTTGGATGA
- the sufU gene encoding Fe-S cluster assembly sulfur transfer protein SufU produces the protein MNLDDLYRRVIMDHYKNPRNRGSFEDDVLKIELNNPTCGDRITLQLKVEDGVVQDARFSGEGCSISMSSASMMTEAVKGQTVAHALEMADSFSSLMKGEEADFGDYEDIEALSGVNKFPARIKCATLAWNALRKGIET, from the coding sequence ATGAACTTGGATGACTTATATAGACGCGTAATTATGGATCATTACAAAAATCCCCGGAATCGCGGCTCATTTGAAGACGACGTACTTAAGATCGAGCTCAATAACCCTACCTGCGGCGACCGTATTACGCTTCAGCTTAAGGTGGAGGATGGCGTTGTCCAGGACGCCCGTTTCAGCGGCGAAGGCTGTTCGATCAGCATGTCGTCGGCTTCGATGATGACGGAAGCGGTCAAAGGCCAGACAGTAGCGCATGCGCTTGAGATGGCCGACAGCTTCTCCTCTCTAATGAAGGGTGAGGAAGCAGATTTCGGAGATTACGAAGATATTGAAGCCCTGTCCGGTGTAAATAAATTTCCGGCGCGGATCAAATGTGCCACTCTGGCCTGGAACGCGCTTCGCAAAGGCATAGAAACGTAA
- the sufB gene encoding Fe-S cluster assembly protein SufB — protein MAKKAPDMEEYQYGFRDEHKSIFQSGKGLTEEIVREISAIKNEPEWMLEFRLKSLEQFRKMPMPKWGGNLDDLDFEDIQYYVRPSEKQGKTWEEVPSEIKETFDKLGIPEAEQKFLAGVSAQYESEVVYHSMQKNLEDQGVIFTDTDSALRDHPELFKKFFGTIIPPADNKFAALNSAVWSGGSFIYVPKGVKCEVPLQAYFRINSENMGQFERTLILADEDSFVHYVEGCTAPIYSTNSLHSAVVEILCMKNARVRYTTIQNWAPNIYNLVTKRAVAEENATMEWVDGNIGSKLTMKYPAVVLKGRGAKGSVLSIAVAGKDQHQDAGAKMIHLAPDTTSTIVSKSISKHGGKVTYRGLASFGRKAEGAKSNIKCDTLILDNESTSDTIPYNEIMNDNIVLEHEATVSKVSEEQLFYLMSRGLSEADATQMIIMGFIEPFTKELPMEYAVEMNRLIKFEMEGSIG, from the coding sequence ATGGCTAAGAAAGCGCCTGATATGGAGGAATACCAGTATGGGTTCCGTGACGAGCACAAGTCGATATTTCAGTCTGGTAAAGGACTCACGGAAGAAATCGTCCGGGAAATCTCCGCGATCAAAAACGAGCCGGAATGGATGCTGGAATTCCGGCTGAAATCCCTGGAGCAATTCCGCAAGATGCCTATGCCTAAATGGGGCGGCAATCTGGACGATCTGGATTTCGAGGATATTCAATATTACGTAAGACCTTCCGAGAAACAGGGCAAGACCTGGGAGGAAGTTCCTTCCGAGATTAAGGAGACCTTCGACAAGCTGGGGATTCCGGAAGCGGAGCAGAAGTTCCTTGCAGGTGTCTCTGCACAGTATGAATCAGAGGTAGTCTATCACAGCATGCAGAAGAACCTTGAAGATCAGGGTGTTATCTTCACGGATACGGATTCCGCGCTGCGTGATCACCCGGAACTGTTCAAGAAGTTCTTCGGTACGATCATTCCTCCTGCTGACAACAAGTTCGCCGCACTTAACAGTGCTGTATGGTCAGGGGGCAGCTTCATCTATGTTCCGAAGGGTGTGAAGTGTGAAGTTCCTTTGCAGGCTTACTTCCGCATCAACTCCGAGAACATGGGACAATTCGAGCGTACTCTGATTCTGGCAGACGAAGACAGCTTCGTGCATTACGTTGAAGGCTGTACTGCCCCGATCTACAGCACGAACTCGCTGCACAGCGCCGTGGTTGAGATTCTGTGTATGAAGAATGCACGTGTCCGTTATACAACCATCCAGAACTGGGCACCGAACATCTATAACCTCGTTACCAAACGTGCGGTTGCTGAAGAGAATGCTACCATGGAATGGGTAGACGGCAACATCGGCTCCAAGCTGACGATGAAATATCCGGCAGTGGTGCTTAAGGGCCGTGGAGCAAAGGGTTCTGTATTATCCATCGCAGTAGCGGGCAAGGACCAGCATCAGGATGCAGGCGCCAAAATGATTCACTTGGCACCAGACACCACCTCTACGATTGTCTCCAAGTCGATCAGCAAGCACGGCGGCAAGGTTACTTACCGCGGACTCGCCTCCTTCGGCCGCAAGGCAGAAGGTGCGAAATCCAATATCAAATGCGATACACTCATTCTGGATAACGAGTCCACCTCGGACACGATTCCTTACAATGAGATCATGAACGATAACATTGTGCTTGAGCATGAAGCGACGGTCTCCAAGGTATCTGAGGAGCAGCTATTCTACCTCATGAGCCGCGGTCTCTCCGAAGCCGATGCCACGCAGATGATTATCATGGGCTTCATCGAGCCGTTCACTAAAGAGCTGCCGATGGAATATGCGGTCGAGATGAACAGATTGATCAAGTTCGAAATGGAAGGCAGTATCGGGTAA
- a CDS encoding ABC transporter ATP-binding protein — protein sequence MDVLRQLRGFYREKLHYLILSIVCLAAATAVGLITPNLLRRLIDDVIVPLKFTEVPVLALSVLAVIIVKACLQFAHGFFGGRLGNFLAYRLRNACYEKLQFLSFRYYDTAKTGDLMSRLTGDLEAIRMFIGFGFAQLLNVFFMVLFGSIMMFTINWQLTLVTLITMPFLAVVALRFESKIHPAFQEMRLALSSLTTAVQENVTGVRTVKSFAREAYEVEKFSHRNERYKDNQIFAAELWSKFFPFMELLASVSVAILLGVGGTLVINKQMSLGELVAFFSLIWYIIGPVWGLGFHINNYTQSKASGERVLEVLNQQIHVKDKENARELVAAEVKGEVEFDHVTFAYGNKMPAVKDIHFHAEPGAVIGFLGGTGSGKSTITQLMMRAYDVNQGSIKLDGVDIREFQVRSLRSQISTVFQETFLFSSSIRNNISYGLKNVSMDEIIRAAELAKAHDFIMEMPEGYDTVVGERGMGLSGGQKQRIAIARALLKNPRILILDDATSAVDMETEHEIQAGFQEVMRGRTTLIIAHRISSLRHADQIIVMNEGRMVQQGTHQELIAVPGPYQDVYRIQYADYLARDNGREAGDPA from the coding sequence ATGGATGTTCTCAGGCAACTGCGGGGCTTTTATCGGGAGAAGCTGCACTATCTGATTCTGTCGATTGTATGTTTGGCGGCCGCAACTGCAGTGGGGCTTATAACCCCCAATTTGTTAAGGAGATTGATCGATGATGTTATTGTTCCCCTAAAGTTTACTGAGGTGCCCGTACTCGCTCTCAGTGTGCTTGCTGTCATTATTGTCAAGGCGTGCCTGCAGTTTGCCCATGGATTTTTCGGCGGACGGCTGGGGAATTTCCTGGCTTACCGGCTGCGCAATGCCTGTTATGAGAAGCTGCAATTTCTGTCCTTCCGGTATTATGATACGGCGAAGACAGGTGACCTGATGTCCCGGCTGACCGGGGATTTGGAAGCAATCCGCATGTTCATCGGCTTCGGATTTGCCCAATTGCTGAATGTGTTCTTCATGGTTCTGTTCGGCTCCATTATGATGTTCACCATCAATTGGCAGCTGACGCTGGTTACTCTGATCACAATGCCGTTTCTGGCGGTAGTTGCACTCAGATTTGAATCCAAGATTCATCCGGCCTTTCAGGAGATGCGCCTGGCGTTAAGTTCCCTGACAACGGCTGTACAGGAGAATGTCACCGGGGTAAGAACGGTCAAATCGTTTGCCAGAGAGGCCTACGAAGTTGAGAAATTCTCACACCGTAATGAACGTTATAAAGATAATCAGATTTTTGCGGCCGAGCTGTGGAGTAAATTCTTCCCGTTCATGGAACTGCTGGCTTCGGTCAGTGTAGCTATTCTGCTGGGTGTCGGCGGTACACTGGTTATTAACAAGCAGATGTCGCTGGGTGAGCTGGTTGCGTTCTTCAGCCTGATCTGGTACATCATCGGTCCGGTCTGGGGACTTGGGTTCCACATCAACAACTATACCCAGTCGAAAGCCTCCGGCGAACGTGTGCTGGAAGTGCTAAATCAGCAGATTCATGTAAAAGATAAAGAGAATGCCCGCGAGCTTGTTGCAGCTGAAGTGAAGGGAGAGGTGGAGTTCGACCATGTCACCTTCGCTTACGGAAACAAAATGCCGGCAGTCAAGGATATTCATTTCCATGCCGAGCCCGGTGCGGTCATTGGCTTCCTTGGCGGAACGGGGTCCGGTAAATCCACGATTACCCAGCTGATGATGCGTGCCTATGATGTGAATCAGGGGAGTATCAAGCTCGACGGTGTGGATATCCGCGAATTCCAGGTCCGCAGTCTGCGTTCGCAAATATCGACGGTGTTCCAGGAGACCTTTCTGTTCTCCTCATCAATCCGCAATAATATCTCTTATGGACTGAAGAATGTCAGCATGGATGAGATCATCCGTGCCGCCGAGCTGGCAAAAGCGCATGACTTCATTATGGAGATGCCGGAAGGCTACGATACCGTAGTCGGGGAGCGCGGGATGGGTCTCTCGGGCGGTCAAAAGCAGCGCATTGCCATCGCCCGCGCACTGCTGAAGAATCCGCGGATTCTTATTCTGGATGATGCGACCAGTGCGGTAGATATGGAGACGGAGCATGAGATTCAGGCCGGCTTCCAGGAGGTTATGCGCGGACGGACGACCTTGATTATTGCCCATCGGATCTCCTCCCTGCGCCATGCCGATCAGATCATTGTCATGAATGAAGGTAGAATGGTCCAGCAAGGCACCCATCAGGAACTGATCGCGGTCCCGGGGCCTTATCAGGATGTGTACCGGATTCAGTACGCCGATTATTTAGCCAGGGATAACGGACGAGAGGCAGGTGATCCGGCATGA
- a CDS encoding ABC transporter ATP-binding protein, translated as MSLETSKQTADGVLNTDNSKVEEQTLEERFIYKDDDVIDKAFDWKQFTRLFSYMKPYARQMLPLVSIMMILGTITKLTVPFLTSMAIDKAIAPKDGNTSLTLLYTLTASVIILYLIQWIAGVYRIKYTNVIGQRVIYDLRSDLFRHIQKLSFNFFDKRPAGSVLVRVTNDINSLQDLFTNGVVNLMIDCVQLFGIMIILLLINWKLGLAVMITVPIMFLISTKLRQRIRIAWQDVRMKNSRINSHLNESIQGIRVTQAYTQEEENMHYFDAMNMDSRKSWNKASAMNQAFGPIIEVTGGFGTMILFWFGAYLIQSGELTVGFLVAFSSYVSNFWDPINRLGQMYNQLLVAMASSERIFEYLDEQPAVQDKPGATPLSKIKGDIHFDNVVFEYEKGRAALKGINLDVQAGQSIALVGHTGSGKSTIINLIGRFYDIKSGGITIDGRDVRDVTLQSLREQIGIVLQDTFIFSGTIRDNIRFGRLDATDEEIEAAAKAVDAHDFIVKLPAGYDTEVEERGSALSMGQRQLLSFARALLADPRILILDEATASIDTETEIKIQEALKLLLQGRTSFIVAHRLSTIRHADKIVVLDHGEIKEEGNHAELTKHDGIYNGLIEAQFRFL; from the coding sequence ATGAGTCTTGAGACCTCCAAGCAGACTGCTGACGGTGTATTAAATACCGACAACAGTAAGGTTGAAGAACAGACGCTTGAAGAACGTTTTATCTATAAAGACGATGATGTGATTGACAAGGCTTTTGACTGGAAGCAGTTCACCCGCTTATTCAGCTATATGAAGCCATATGCAAGACAGATGCTGCCGCTGGTCTCAATTATGATGATTCTGGGTACGATTACCAAGCTGACAGTTCCATTCCTGACCAGTATGGCGATTGATAAAGCGATTGCTCCAAAAGACGGAAACACCAGCTTGACGCTGCTCTACACATTAACAGCCAGTGTTATCATTCTGTATCTGATTCAATGGATTGCCGGCGTATACCGGATCAAATATACGAATGTGATCGGCCAGCGGGTGATTTATGACCTGCGCTCGGACCTGTTCCGGCATATCCAGAAGCTGTCCTTCAACTTCTTCGATAAACGTCCGGCCGGATCAGTCCTCGTCCGGGTGACCAATGATATCAACTCGCTGCAGGATTTGTTCACCAACGGGGTCGTCAATCTGATGATTGACTGTGTGCAGCTGTTCGGTATTATGATTATTCTGCTGCTGATCAACTGGAAGCTGGGGCTGGCCGTGATGATTACGGTGCCTATTATGTTCCTGATCTCGACCAAGCTGCGGCAGAGAATCCGAATTGCCTGGCAGGATGTGCGCATGAAGAACTCGCGGATCAACTCCCATCTGAATGAGTCCATTCAAGGGATCCGTGTCACACAGGCCTACACTCAGGAAGAAGAGAACATGCATTATTTCGATGCCATGAATATGGACAGCCGGAAATCGTGGAACAAGGCCTCGGCCATGAACCAGGCGTTTGGTCCGATCATTGAAGTCACCGGCGGCTTCGGAACGATGATTCTCTTCTGGTTCGGGGCTTACCTGATTCAGTCGGGAGAGCTTACGGTTGGCTTCCTGGTTGCCTTCAGCAGTTATGTCAGCAACTTCTGGGACCCGATCAACCGGCTGGGACAGATGTACAATCAGCTGCTGGTTGCAATGGCTTCCTCCGAGCGGATCTTCGAGTATCTCGATGAGCAGCCTGCGGTTCAGGATAAACCGGGAGCGACCCCGCTATCCAAGATTAAGGGAGATATTCACTTCGATAATGTTGTGTTTGAATATGAGAAGGGCCGTGCGGCCCTTAAGGGCATTAACCTGGATGTCCAGGCAGGCCAATCCATTGCTCTCGTAGGACATACCGGCTCCGGCAAAAGCACGATCATCAACCTGATCGGCCGGTTCTATGATATCAAGAGCGGCGGCATCACCATTGACGGGCGGGATGTCCGCGATGTTACCCTCCAGAGTCTGCGCGAACAGATCGGGATTGTTTTACAGGATACCTTCATCTTCTCGGGAACGATCCGCGACAACATCCGCTTCGGACGGCTGGATGCTACGGACGAAGAGATTGAAGCGGCCGCCAAGGCCGTAGACGCCCATGATTTCATCGTCAAGCTGCCTGCCGGCTATGATACCGAAGTCGAGGAGCGGGGAAGCGCACTGTCCATGGGACAACGCCAGCTGCTGTCCTTCGCCCGGGCGCTGCTGGCCGATCCGCGGATTCTGATCCTCGATGAAGCGACCGCCAGCATCGATACAGAGACGGAGATCAAGATTCAGGAAGCGCTGAAGCTGCTGCTTCAAGGCCGGACCTCCTTCATCGTCGCCCACCGGCTCTCGACCATCCGTCATGCGGATAAGATTGTAGTGCTGGATCACGGCGAGATTAAGGAAGAAGGCAATCATGCCGAGCTGACCAAGCATGACGGCATTTATAACGGTTTAATTGAAGCACAGTTCCGCTTCTTATAG
- a CDS encoding PRD domain-containing protein codes for MIIEKVLNNNVLLTKNQKGKEVIVMGRGISFNKVAGDYVDPAKVDKIFLLNENEFTARLTELLNDIPVAHLELASSIVTYASGVLHTELNDNLYLTLTDHIHFALERFEKGIQLKNAMLFEIKRFYRKEFGIGLDALKMIEQTTGLSLGEDEAGFIALHLVNARMDGTEVRSTIKMTEIVQNILNIVTYHYKVVLDETSLNYSRFLTHLQYFSMRVLKKETNNSGEEFLYNQVRVTYVKAFECVGKINEYLEKSHGQSLSKDEYVYLTIHIQRVTERNNLE; via the coding sequence ATGATTATCGAGAAGGTGCTGAACAATAATGTGCTCCTGACCAAGAACCAGAAGGGCAAGGAGGTTATTGTGATGGGCAGAGGAATTTCCTTCAATAAGGTGGCGGGGGATTATGTTGATCCTGCTAAGGTGGATAAGATTTTTCTGCTGAACGAGAATGAATTCACCGCCCGGCTAACTGAACTGCTGAATGATATTCCCGTAGCTCACCTGGAGCTGGCCAGCAGCATCGTCACCTACGCGAGTGGAGTGCTGCACACGGAGCTGAACGATAATCTCTATCTTACGCTGACGGATCATATCCATTTCGCGCTGGAGCGTTTTGAGAAGGGGATTCAGCTGAAGAATGCGATGCTGTTTGAGATCAAGCGCTTTTACCGGAAGGAATTCGGGATCGGGCTGGATGCCCTGAAGATGATTGAACAGACCACCGGCCTCTCGCTGGGTGAGGATGAAGCCGGATTCATTGCCCTTCACCTGGTCAATGCCAGGATGGATGGCACGGAGGTAAGATCGACGATCAAGATGACAGAGATCGTTCAGAATATTCTGAACATCGTTACCTATCATTATAAGGTGGTGCTGGACGAGACCTCACTTAACTACTCGCGGTTCCTGACCCATCTGCAGTATTTTTCCATGCGGGTGCTGAAGAAGGAGACCAATAATAGCGGGGAAGAGTTCCTGTACAACCAGGTGAGAGTTACCTATGTCAAGGCTTTCGAATGCGTAGGCAAGATCAATGAATATCTGGAGAAATCGCATGGTCAGAGCCTCAGCAAGGACGAATATGTCTATTTGACGATTCACATTCAGCGTGTAACTGAACGCAATAACCTGGAGTAA
- a CDS encoding beta-glucoside-specific PTS transporter subunit IIABC, producing MSNKDLSKQIITLVGGEGNVNSVFHCATRLRFKLKDNSKANKAALEKTPGVITVVENSGQFQVVIGNNVSQVFEQIMKETSLQDAEKSGGDESSESTGVLGKAVDIISSIFSPILGALAGAGILKGLLALILSLEWISAASGTYMILNAAADSVFYFLPVFLAVTAARKFKANQFVSIAIAGALIYPAVIAAVGSPDPLHFLGIKIVLINYSSSVIPIILAVWVQSYVEKWFRSFIHESVRNILVPMFALLIVIPLTFLAFGPVGSLISDGLASGYTWLYNLSPLVAGAIAGAFWQVFVIFGVHWGFVPIMLSNIATLGQDTMLPILSAAVLSQAGAVFGVFLKSKNPQLKALAGSSTLSAVFGITEPTIYGVTLKLKKPFIYACISGAIGGAIIATGGARALSFSLPGLLALPTYFGTGFVWVVIGILVAFVLAAVLVLVLGYKEPETDAAASVNSGGTSVTTTPTLIDKELVVSPLAGMLHPLGTLPDEAFASGAMGKGIVIEPSSGILTSPVNGTVTTVFPTGHAIGITSDGGAELLIHVGVNTVKLKGQHFTKKVKEGDKVVKGQLLLEFDLEAIRAAGFVTATPVIVTNSAQYLDVLKSTGTEVPSGELLLTLIR from the coding sequence ATGAGCAATAAAGACTTATCCAAACAAATTATCACACTCGTTGGCGGAGAAGGAAATGTGAATTCTGTCTTCCATTGTGCCACACGCTTAAGATTCAAGCTGAAGGATAACAGCAAAGCCAATAAAGCAGCGCTGGAAAAAACGCCGGGAGTCATTACAGTCGTCGAGAACAGCGGACAATTCCAGGTGGTTATCGGCAACAATGTCAGCCAGGTATTCGAGCAGATTATGAAGGAAACCTCGCTTCAGGATGCGGAGAAAAGCGGCGGCGACGAGAGCTCGGAGAGTACCGGCGTTCTAGGCAAAGCGGTAGACATTATCTCAAGCATTTTCTCGCCGATCCTTGGAGCACTGGCCGGAGCAGGGATTCTCAAGGGCTTGCTGGCTCTGATTCTGTCCCTGGAGTGGATCAGCGCTGCCAGCGGCACTTACATGATCCTCAATGCGGCTGCCGACAGTGTATTCTATTTCCTGCCTGTCTTCCTTGCGGTTACAGCAGCGCGTAAATTCAAGGCGAATCAGTTCGTGTCGATTGCCATAGCCGGAGCCCTGATCTATCCCGCAGTCATTGCGGCCGTAGGCTCGCCTGACCCGCTGCACTTCCTGGGGATCAAGATCGTACTGATCAACTATTCCTCCAGCGTGATCCCGATTATTCTGGCGGTATGGGTGCAATCCTATGTGGAAAAATGGTTCCGTTCGTTCATTCATGAGTCGGTGCGCAATATTCTTGTTCCCATGTTCGCACTTCTCATTGTGATTCCGCTGACGTTCCTGGCCTTCGGACCGGTAGGCTCCCTGATCAGTGACGGATTGGCTTCCGGCTACACTTGGCTGTACAACCTCAGTCCGCTGGTGGCCGGAGCGATTGCCGGGGCGTTCTGGCAGGTATTCGTAATCTTCGGGGTACACTGGGGCTTCGTGCCGATCATGCTCAGCAATATTGCTACCTTGGGACAGGATACCATGCTGCCTATTCTCAGTGCGGCCGTCCTGTCACAGGCCGGAGCTGTATTCGGCGTATTCCTGAAATCGAAGAACCCGCAGCTTAAGGCGCTCGCTGGTTCCTCCACCCTGTCGGCAGTCTTCGGAATTACAGAACCGACGATTTACGGTGTTACCCTGAAGCTCAAAAAACCGTTCATCTACGCCTGCATCTCCGGTGCTATTGGCGGTGCGATTATCGCCACAGGCGGCGCAAGAGCATTGTCCTTCTCGCTGCCGGGTCTGCTGGCCCTGCCGACATATTTCGGCACCGGATTTGTCTGGGTAGTCATTGGTATCCTGGTAGCTTTTGTACTGGCCGCTGTACTGGTATTAGTGCTTGGCTACAAGGAGCCTGAGACAGATGCTGCGGCATCCGTTAACTCAGGAGGAACTTCGGTTACGACTACACCGACGCTGATTGATAAAGAACTGGTTGTAAGCCCGCTGGCGGGAATGCTGCATCCGCTGGGCACTCTGCCTGACGAAGCTTTTGCTTCCGGCGCCATGGGTAAAGGCATTGTAATTGAGCCTTCTTCGGGCATCTTAACCAGCCCTGTGAACGGCACAGTAACTACTGTATTCCCGACAGGACATGCTATCGGCATCACTTCGGACGGCGGTGCGGAGCTGCTGATTCATGTCGGTGTCAACACCGTGAAGCTTAAGGGTCAGCATTTTACTAAAAAAGTGAAGGAAGGCGACAAGGTGGTCAAGGGTCAGCTATTGCTTGAATTTGACCTCGAAGCTATCCGTGCGGCCGGATTTGTAACGGCGACACCGGTGATTGTCACCAACTCGGCACAATACCTTGATGTGCTTAAGAGCACAGGAACAGAAGTACCTAGCGGCGAACTGCTGCTCACACTCATCCGGTAA